One Longimicrobiales bacterium genomic region harbors:
- a CDS encoding serine hydrolase — MVQSGARRSFLAVAVLLLAASGSAHAQDRGPGPAELEAFDQYVARAVRDWNVPGLAIALVHGDSMIFARGYGVREVGRDARVDEHTRFAIGSTTKAMTTAALAMLIDEGKLEWDDRVIEHIPELRLYDPYATRELTVRDLLTHRTGLPGTDFYWGAAGYSLDEMIPRLEHVEPVASFRTQWNYQNVVYALAGELVERISGRPWHEFVRERIFVPLGMNETEPLDADILQKPNVVAPHGMRGDSVFVVPQRSVDNVASVGSVWSSVSDMSKWMRFMLDSARVNGRPLIQPETFREIVTPEVRAPLSIYSSLELVKPYALMYALGWFVHDFDGDIVWMHTGSINGLSAIVGLLPRHRFGVVVLVNRDHAELRHALMYRAFDLARGTVERDWSTDVQAFLEAEEPRRDVASAATPVPASLPLAAYAGTYVHPGYAELRVRLDGDALRVRVNDGPEVALAHQSHEAFRASGGGANYALVFDPDGLGNVTGVRMFGVLFRRVDTGR, encoded by the coding sequence ATGGTTCAGTCTGGTGCAAGGCGCTCGTTTCTCGCGGTCGCTGTGCTGCTGCTGGCGGCCAGCGGGTCGGCGCATGCGCAGGATCGTGGTCCCGGGCCGGCCGAGCTCGAGGCGTTCGACCAGTACGTGGCGCGCGCAGTGCGCGACTGGAACGTGCCGGGCCTGGCGATCGCGCTGGTGCATGGCGATTCCATGATCTTTGCGCGCGGCTACGGTGTGCGCGAGGTCGGGCGCGATGCGCGCGTCGACGAGCACACGCGGTTCGCGATCGGCTCGACCACCAAGGCGATGACCACCGCGGCCCTCGCGATGCTGATCGACGAGGGCAAGCTCGAGTGGGACGATCGCGTGATCGAGCACATCCCGGAGCTGCGGCTGTACGACCCCTACGCGACGCGCGAGCTGACCGTCCGGGACCTGCTCACGCACCGGACCGGGCTGCCGGGCACCGACTTCTACTGGGGTGCGGCCGGCTACTCGCTGGACGAGATGATCCCGCGGCTGGAGCACGTGGAGCCCGTCGCGTCGTTCCGCACGCAGTGGAACTACCAGAACGTGGTGTACGCGCTGGCGGGCGAGCTGGTGGAGCGCATCTCGGGTCGGCCGTGGCACGAGTTCGTGCGCGAGCGGATCTTCGTGCCGCTCGGGATGAACGAGACCGAGCCGCTGGACGCCGACATCCTGCAGAAGCCGAATGTCGTCGCACCGCACGGCATGCGTGGCGACAGCGTGTTCGTGGTGCCGCAGCGCAGCGTCGACAACGTCGCGTCGGTCGGCTCGGTCTGGTCGAGCGTGAGCGACATGTCCAAGTGGATGCGCTTCATGCTGGACAGCGCGCGTGTGAACGGGCGGCCGCTGATCCAGCCCGAAACGTTCCGCGAGATCGTGACGCCGGAAGTGCGCGCGCCGCTCTCGATCTATTCGTCGCTGGAGCTGGTCAAGCCGTATGCGCTGATGTACGCGCTCGGCTGGTTCGTGCACGACTTCGACGGCGACATCGTCTGGATGCACACCGGCAGCATCAACGGCCTGAGCGCGATCGTCGGGCTGCTGCCGCGCCACCGCTTCGGCGTCGTCGTGCTGGTGAACCGGGACCATGCAGAGCTGCGCCACGCCCTGATGTACCGCGCATTCGATCTCGCGCGCGGCACGGTGGAGCGCGACTGGAGCACCGACGTGCAGGCGTTCCTCGAGGCGGAGGAGCCGCGCCGCGACGTCGCATCTGCAGCGACACCGGTGCCGGCGTCATTGCCGCTGGCGGCCTATGCGGGCACGTACGTGCACCCCGGCTATGCCGAGCTGCGCGTCCGCCTGGACGGTGATGCGCTGCGCGTGCGCGTCAATGACGGCCCCGAGGTCGCGCTCGCGCACCAGTCCCACGAGGCGTTCCGGGCGAGCGGCGGCGGCGCCAACTACGCGCTGGTGTTCGATCCGGACGGGCTCGGCAACGTGACCGGTGTCCGGATGTTCGGCGTGCTCTTCCGGAGGGTGGACACGGGGAGGTAG
- the tsaE gene encoding tRNA (adenosine(37)-N6)-threonylcarbamoyltransferase complex ATPase subunit type 1 TsaE, with amino-acid sequence MERAFGALTERELTELGAAIGRELAALPRGVVIALHGELGAGKSVLARAIARGAGVDAAMPSPTFNLVFRYQTASGRTVAHLDLYRLNDPEDVWELGWEELSDGEEITLLEWP; translated from the coding sequence ATGGAACGGGCTTTCGGCGCACTGACGGAGCGGGAGCTGACGGAGCTGGGCGCGGCGATCGGCCGCGAGCTCGCGGCGCTGCCGCGCGGTGTCGTCATTGCCCTGCACGGTGAGCTCGGGGCGGGGAAGTCGGTGCTGGCCCGCGCGATCGCGCGCGGGGCGGGTGTCGACGCCGCCATGCCGTCGCCCACCTTCAACCTGGTGTTCCGCTACCAGACCGCCTCCGGCCGCACCGTCGCGCACCTCGACCTCTACCGGCTGAACGACCCCGAGGACGTGTGGGAGCTCGGCTGGGAGGAGCTGAGCGACGGCGAGGAGATCACGCTGCTGGAATGGCCGGA
- a CDS encoding type II toxin-antitoxin system VapC family toxin produces the protein MRAVVLDASVIVEALTSGQSDGAAERAEDVWLLAATGHVPIVQPPHWLAEVTGVLARVSPQTAEVDAEDLYTLNLPEAGDLGVYTTAVRLSIDLGQHLFDTLYHAVALERGALLVTGDRRYLRTSGRVGGVVAIDDFNLDLLE, from the coding sequence GTGAGAGCCGTTGTACTCGACGCGAGTGTCATCGTCGAAGCGCTGACATCCGGGCAGTCTGACGGCGCGGCCGAACGTGCGGAGGACGTGTGGCTGCTTGCCGCGACGGGCCACGTCCCGATCGTCCAGCCGCCGCACTGGCTGGCCGAAGTCACGGGCGTACTGGCCCGCGTGTCGCCGCAGACCGCAGAGGTCGATGCCGAGGACCTGTACACGCTGAATCTGCCGGAAGCGGGCGACCTCGGTGTTTATACGACGGCCGTGCGGCTTTCCATCGACCTGGGGCAGCACCTGTTCGACACCCTGTACCACGCCGTTGCCCTGGAGCGTGGAGCGTTGCTGGTTACGGGGGATCGCAGGTACCTGCGCACATCTGGACGGGTTGGCGGGGTCGTCGCCATCGACGACTTCAATCTCGATCTGCTGGAGTAA